DNA from Drosophila suzukii chromosome 2R, CBGP_Dsuzu_IsoJpt1.0, whole genome shotgun sequence:
CTGCAAGGTGATGCAAGACGGGGGGTTCCACTGCGGCCGCTTCGACCTGGACGGACTGGCCACGGATAGCAGCGTTTATCCCCCCGAATGGAAGGCGGCCATGTTCTTCGTCTCGCTGGGATTCAGCCTGATGTCGCTAACTGTGCTGCTAACCCTGCTCACCTGCTGCCGCCAATCGGCCTTTGGCAAGAGCATCCACAACATGACGGCCTGCGCCCAGGTGGTGGCAGGTAAGAACCCATGACATGTCACAGGAGTCGATTGAGATTTCCTTTCCAGGAATAAGTGTGATGTTAGCTTTGTTCCTGCATCCGATGGGCTGGGGTGCTGGCCGAGTTCAACGTCTGTGCGGTCCGGATGCGGAACCCTTTTACCCCGCCGACTGCAGCATAGGTACATGACACGAATTCCTCGTTGAAGCAAACTAACCCTAACCCCCCACAGGAATCTCATtttactgcggaggcatcggGATAGTCCTCACATTCGCCGCCGCAGGCATTAGCCTCAAGGCCGAGACCTCCAATATGCGCTCCCACGTCCGCCGACGCGTGGAGACGGGCAGCAAACTGGTCTGCATTCCGTAGCTGCCTCCGGACACAATAAGCACAATCTCCGACTTAGAGCGAGCATACTTAACTTCATTCTTGAATTAACTTTAACATTAGCATAAATAAACTTCTAACTTTTCTACAGTATGGATACAGATGACGCTGGGTTCTCCCTCTGATCTACTTGTTGCGCTTGCCCTTGGCTTTGCCAGGAGGCTTTCTCTCGACGTCTGGTTTGGCCTTGGGTATATATACGCCatggtttgtcttcttcaGGTGGGCAAACAGCTTATTCTTAGAGTCAAAGACAAGCCTACAGGTGACGCAAGTGTGTTGCGGCTTGGTCGGGTCGAGATCTTCATCTCCGCTTCTTGGAGTCGCTTTGGCCTCTTTTGGGATGGGTTCCGAAGCAGATTGCTCTGCGGGCTTTACCCTGCTCGCCGACGACTTTTTGCTTTTACTCTTTTTGGCTGCCTTCTTGCCTTTACTCCAGTCTTCGTCTTCTGATTCGCTCTTGGTTGCCTTCAGCTCTATGGGTTCGTCTGGGCCATCGCTGACTTCCTCTTGCGCTGGCTTGGCAGCTGACTTCCTTGACTTTTTATTCTTTTTGCTGCGCTTGGTGAGTGCAGATTCCGCTTCGCTCAGTGCCTCTTCGCCGGATAACTGATCGTCAGCGATTTGGAACTCCTCTAGGTCCTCCTCTACGCCAATCAAACTGTCTTCGTGGGATGCGTCGTTGAaagcctcctcctcctcctccattTCTTGGCACAATCGTTCGACATTCTCCTTGTGCTTTTTGCTCTCCTCGTGATTTGCACGCGCCTTGGCGTTTTTAAATGTCTTGTTACACGCCACGCAGTACAGATCGTCCACATATTCCACTTCGAATTTCTCGGCATCCGGATCACCTTCGTTGTCCGAATCCTCGCCGTCCTCTTCGTCCTCGTCTTCATCCGTGAACTCGTCCGACTCACTGCCGTACTGCTGTTCTAACTGCTTCAGCTGCTCCTCGTAGCCCTCGTTAAAGACTTTATTTTCCCTCACGGCAGCCAGTTCCTCCTGGCGCTTTCTCAACTGCTCCTTGCGCTTCTCCTCCTGCTTTAATCGATTGGCCTCGGCGCGTTCCTCGAGCACGCGCCGGTATGCCTGAACTCTGCGATCACGCTTTCTCACAAAGTTTACCAGGTTCCGAACCTAATAGAGTTCAGAAGAGGATTAGATGATATTTTCCCAAAAGTTTTGAATTCCTTACCTCTTCGTTCCGCTCCTTGCGCGCAGCCTGGACGATCTTCTTCATCTCTTTTTCCACCTTGCGCAGGATGAAGCGCTCCTTAATCTCGCGCACGTCGTACGGGCACAACCACTCGTAGGTTTTGCGTGTGCTGTAGGCCTGCCAGAAGGCGTAAAAAGGACccaccacctcctcgtagCTGCTGTTCGCGTGGCCGAAGTCCGGCGCCATCCCCAGCCGGTCGTCCTCGTCCATGAACTCCATGTCCTCCGCGGCGATCTGCACGAAGACTTCCGTGTACACGCGGTAGAAGCCCTGCTCGTCATCGCCGTAGCCCTTGTAGCAGGAGCTGGTGAAGTACTGGAACACGTCCAGGCTGTTCTCCGTGTACTCGGAGTTCTTGCCGCGCAGGATCTGCTCGCGGTGGTTGTCGTACCAGGAGCGTTCCTGCGGGTCAGAGAGCACTTCGTACGCCTGCTGGATCAGCTGGAAGCGATCCTTGGCCTCCGCCAGCCGGTCGGGGTTCTTGTCCGGGTGCCAGCGCAGGGCCATTTTGCGGTACGCGGTCTTGATGTCCCCATCGTTGGCGTCCCTTTGGAGCTCGAGCTCCTCGTAGTAGCAGCGCATGTTTTCTTTTTAACAAATAATTTAGTGGGGTTGCCAGACCAGAATGGAAGTGTAGGACAGCACAGCTGGTGCTCACAAATGCGTTGTGCCGCCAGTGTTGCAAAGCGCCAGGGGAGAACTTAAATTTCCAATTAAATAGCTTACTTTTGGGCAAAATGCCGAAAATCTTTAGTTTTAGCGGGAAAATAACTTTCAGAATGGCTGACAAGTCGTATTTTACCAGGACTCGGAAAACCCAGTAATGTAACGGCAAGTAGAACATCCTGGCAATCCTACGTAACTGCGCATTCCGTCATTAGCTTTTTTCCCTTCGACGCGACAGGACGTTCTCCTTCCGTTTTCCGTTCGTGTCCGCGCATCCTTGGTTCACTGAATTCTGCCGCACGCTTTTATCGCCACCACCGAAACTTATACATCGCATACCCATACACAGCCGCCGAAAAGAAAAAGTTTAAACCCGAGTTCCAGtgaaaaataacatttttcaaCAACGGGACTTGCAGTCTTTCCCCGAAGGGCACTGAGCTTCTTTCCTTATAATTTGCGAGAACCTTTTTCACATAATTTGCATGgaaaacaaatatacataagCGACTGGAATCGAAGCTCGAATATTGCCAATCAGCCGCATCAATACAAGAAAGGTTCCAAAATATCGTAAAGCATGTGAGTCTGCGACGAAAGGAAAATAGCTGGACATAAAATTTACAGTTACGTGGGATTTACAACCGACAACCGAGAACAGTTACACACAGACAACcccacacacactcgcaaGAAGTTACTGCGACAGGGACGTGGAAAGGGGAGTGGAGTCCTTGAAGCATCTCGGCTTACGAACAACCCCCAACAACATTGGGTGCGTCGGTACTCGGCCTGAACGTAACGGGAAACGGCAAAAAATAACCGtcaacaaaaaacaaacaaacacaaacacagGAAGCCGACAAAGTCCGTGTGTGTGTTCTGGTGTAGATTTACCGTTGCCCTTTCATCTGCTGCAAGAGTGTGTGTGGGCGCCACAATAAAAGGAGGCGCAAAGGATGTTATGAGGCCGACGTTGTCTGCCGCATTTGCGAATAAGGTAATTTCGCATAAAATGCCAGCACAGCCCCTGCCATCCCCCACACAAACTATTGAAAATGTGATCCTGCTGAAACGCTGTTCGGCTTTTGTGCCCCCATAAATGGATTTCCTTATCAGCGCAAAGTGGTCCCTGGAGGCCGCTTGGCTCCATCTCCATTGTTGCAGCTGAATTGCAGCCAGATAGCTTAATGACCTCTTCCCTTTCAGCAACTACCATCCGTCCACTTTGGTTAAGACTGAGGATAGCACTATGTTTGGATCCAAGCTGCGCTCCTGGATGGAGACGCACATCGTGCGTCCCCGCAAGAAGGGCAGCAAGCACAAGCAGGCGGTCTCGGAAGCGGGCAGTTCCTGCTCCGGGAAGAAGGCGGGCACCCTGCCCCCGCAGGGAAGCAACTTGACCAGTCCGGTCCTGACCAGCAGCGGGAGCCACAGCATCGCCAGTCCGGTGCGGAGGCGCGAGGTCTCTCCCATCCAGTGCCACGTAAGTGCTTTTCCACGGGGGAGTTTGCCAACTGCTTACGTTTTTTATGTTTCCGTAGCCACCCAGTCGGCGATATGGCTGGCAATCCCCAGACGAAGACTCCTACGTCATAACCTCACCCAAGTCGGACAATCTGCTCTACGCTCCGCATTGCTATCAGCCCCACCAGCCTCTGCAGCAGCCTTCGCACCACCTTAGTGTGCCCAATAGCAAGGACAACTCCTGTGCCGAGAAGTCGCCTATCAGGGTAAACTGCTCCTCGTCCTCCATATCGTCGTTGTCCTGGTCAACAGGCTCCAAGGAACCCTCTTCTGGCAAGCAAGCCACTTTTAGGGAGCAGGCCATAAATGGGGAATACCACATCCCACCAGAGGAGGAGGTGGAGTACGAGGAGGTGGGCGCTCTGTTGCTCCGGCCTCCGGCCCCCATTGCGGAACAGCAGCGTCCGCAGTCCGAGAACTTGAGCGCCATGCGGCTTATCTACGAGGAGGAGCCCAGGCAGAGCAACAACCATGTCCGATACGGGCGCCTGCTTCCCTCCAAGCTGGCGCAGGCTCAGCTTGGCGAGTCTCTGGACAATTTGACAGCTACGCCTCCAGTCCCACCCGCTCCACCTTCCGGTTCGCGTATGCGAACTCCCCGCGGAATGCAGCGCAGCAATTTTATGCCAGGACCTAGGCCCCACAGCTTGCCCTCGCCAGAGAGCGCCTACTCCACGGGCTACTCCACAGATGGTACATCGCCGTGCGCCGCCAGCAACTACAATCCGCCCGAGTACTACATCAACATGCGCTCGGGAACCCACTACTTCCCCAAGAGCGTAAATTCGTTGGCCATCGAGGCAAAGCGCTACAAGTTCGGCCTAAACCGCATTGAGGAGATGTCGCCCATGGATCCGCTGCCTAAGAGCAACTTCGCAAGTGCCAATCATGGCCTGGAGTCGTCGCCCAGTCCACTGGCAGTGCGGCAGCAGCCCAAGCTTTTTGAATGTGAGTGTCGGTGCTGTTAACCCGCCTTCTGGCAAACTGAGCAATTAACCCATTTAGAGTCTCGACTTGACTGAAGTAGCATCCCAATCTGCTTGTTTTTCCCTCTTTTGCAGCTCCATCGCCGAGACAGCGCTGTCGCATAAGAACAAATCCCTGGTACAACACGGGGGAGCACTTACCAGCCTCCTCGGGCCCCACGCGCCTGGATCTGGATGCCACCAGCACCACCTCCACGACCTCGTCGGGCATTAAGTCAAGCAATGAGCTGGAAGTTCCGGCGGCCAAAACAACAGCAAACAAAGCAGGAAAGGCAGCCCCTCATACAGCCACCCCCAACAGCCGAGGCACTCCTAGCAAGTTTGCCAAAGTGGCAGGTGTGGACACTGTTGAGGGTGGGTCTGGTGGTGCACCTGGATCTGGGGTCGCTTACGAGTCCGAGGGCTCTTCGACGTCGACTGAAGTGGAAAATCTGCATGCCCCACACACCATAAAGCGTCGTCACATGGATCAAGCGGAGACGACAACAACTTCAGCTCCTGTGGCTGCTGGCGG
Protein-coding regions in this window:
- the LOC108009110 gene encoding LHFPL tetraspan subfamily member 2 protein — its product is MCYVIITSASLAWFLCSLVANMLFAVALVTPKWLVGPTQSLHSSSSPHRQSSVGIYTRCKVMQDGGFHCGRFDLDGLATDSSVYPPEWKAAMFFVSLGFSLMSLTVLLTLLTCCRQSAFGKSIHNMTACAQVVAGISVMLALFLHPMGWGAGRVQRLCGPDAEPFYPADCSIGISFYCGGIGIVLTFAAAGISLKAETSNMRSHVRRRVETGSKLVCIP
- the LOC108009108 gene encoding dnaJ homolog subfamily C member 21, encoding MRCYYEELELQRDANDGDIKTAYRKMALRWHPDKNPDRLAEAKDRFQLIQQAYEVLSDPQERSWYDNHREQILRGKNSEYTENSLDVFQYFTSSCYKGYGDDEQGFYRVYTEVFVQIAAEDMEFMDEDDRLGMAPDFGHANSSYEEVVGPFYAFWQAYSTRKTYEWLCPYDVREIKERFILRKVEKEMKKIVQAARKERNEEVRNLVNFVRKRDRRVQAYRRVLEERAEANRLKQEEKRKEQLRKRQEELAAVRENKVFNEGYEEQLKQLEQQYGSESDEFTDEDEDEEDGEDSDNEGDPDAEKFEVEYVDDLYCVACNKTFKNAKARANHEESKKHKENVERLCQEMEEEEEAFNDASHEDSLIGVEEDLEEFQIADDQLSGEEALSEAESALTKRSKKNKKSRKSAAKPAQEEVSDGPDEPIELKATKSESEDEDWSKGKKAAKKSKSKKSSASRVKPAEQSASEPIPKEAKATPRSGDEDLDPTKPQHTCVTCRLVFDSKNKLFAHLKKTNHGVYIPKAKPDVERKPPGKAKGKRNK